In Sebastes fasciatus isolate fSebFas1 chromosome 24, fSebFas1.pri, whole genome shotgun sequence, the following are encoded in one genomic region:
- the LOC141763124 gene encoding cyclin-Y-like protein 1, translating into MGGSVSCCISPGESPKIHRRELELEECPITTAEDVSEDTGTYLQHISDRELPDELAQEANPSDHPRASTLFLNKSQTDVREKRKSNYLNHMSPGLLTKKYSSCSTIFLDDSTVSQPNLKSTIKCVALAIYYHIKNRDSNRSLDIFDEKKHPLSREKIPDDYAVVDPEHKLIYRFIRTLFSSAQLTAECAIVTLVYLERLLTYAEMDICPCNWKRIVLGAILLASKVWDDQAVWNVDYCQILKDITVEDMNEMERHFLELLQFNINVPASVYAKYYFDLRSLADDNNLNFPLEPLSNKRAQKLEAISRLCEDKYKDLSKSAMRRSVSVDNMVGIKSSQAVLS; encoded by the exons ATGGGAGGCTCGGTGTCTTGCTGCATCTCTCCAGGGGAGAGTCCCAAGATCCACAGgagggagctggagctggaggagtGTCCCATCACCACCGCAGAGGACGTGAGCGAGGACACCGGGACATACCTGCAGCACATCAGCGACAGGGAGCTCCCTGATG AACTGGCACAAGAGGCCAACCCATCAGATCACCCCAGAGCCAGCACCCTCTTCCTCAACAAGTCGCAGACGGACG TGCGTGAGAAAAGGAAAAGCAACTACCTGAATCAT ATGTCCCCAGGGCTCCTGACCAAAAAGTACAGCTCCTGCTCGACAATATTCCTCGATGACAGTACAGTCAGCCAGCCCAACCTCAAGAGCACGATCAAATG CGTGGCGTTGGCCATATACTATCACATCAAAAACAG AGACTCAAACCGCTCGCTGGATATATTCGATGAGAAGAAGCACCCTCTGTCG agagaaaagattCCAGATGACTACGCCGTGGTCGACCCAGAACACAAACTCATCTACCGCTTCATACGAACGCTCTTTAGCTCTGCGCAGCTCACTGCGGAGTGCGCTATCGTCACTCTG GTATACCTGGAAAGGCTGCTGACGTATGCCGAGATGGACATCTGTCCTTGTAACTGGAAGCGGATTGTTCTCGGTGCCATCCTGCTGGCCTCCAAGGTCTGGGACGACCAGGCCGTGTGGAACGTCGACTACTGCCAGATCCTCAAAGACATCACAGTGGAGGACAT GAATGAGATGGAGCGCCACTTCCTGGAGCTGCTCCAGTTCAACATCAACGTCCCGGCCAGCGTCTACGCCAAGTATTACTTTGACCTGCGCTCACTGGCCGACGACAACAACCTCAATTTCCCTCTGGAGCCGTTGAGCAACAAGCGGGCCCAAAAACTAGAG GCCATCTCCAGGCTGTGCGAGGACAAGTACAAGGACCTGAGCAAATCGGCTATGAGGAGGTCCGTCAGTGTAGACAACATGGTCggcatcaagagctcccaggcCGTGCTGTCGTAG
- the mettl21a gene encoding protein N-lysine methyltransferase METTL21A gives MALVPYVENSLPALSKLHNTSAQFRFADHDLRLAQDWKKLGVAAVVWDAAVVMCMYLEMGKVELKGKGVIELGAGTGLVGIVAALLGANVTITDREPALDFLSTNVKANVPQDSQGSVVVSDLTWGEGLERYPAGGYDLVLGADIVYLEDTFVPLLHTLEHLCSDSTVVLLACKIRYKRDTDFLSMLKHKFTVEEVHYDKQRDIHVYKCWKLPLRVDL, from the exons ATGGCTCTGGTTCCGTACGTTGAAAACTCGTTACCGGCTCTGTCCAAACTCCATAATACATCAGCCCAGTTCCGGTTCGCCGATCACGACCTCCGTCTCGCCCAGGACTGGAAGAAGCTCGGTGTAGCAGCCGTGGTGTGGGATGCG GCAGTTGTCATGTGTATGTACCTGGAGATGGggaaggtggagttaaagggCAAAGGGGTCATTGAACTGGGAGCTGGCACTGGACTGGTGGGCATTGTTGCAGCCCTGCTGG GTGCCAATGTGACCATCACTGACAGAGAGCCTGCCCTGGACTTCCTGTCTACCAACGTGAAGGCCAACGTGCCCCAAGACTCCCAGGGGTCAGTGGTTGTGTCTGATCTGACCTGGGGCGAGGGCCTTGAACGTTACCCAGCTGGGGGGTATGATCTGGTCCTGGGAGCAGACATTGTTTACCTGGAGGACACCTTTGTGCCACTGCTGCACACCCTGGAGCACCTGTGTTCGGACTCCACCGTGGTGCTGCTGGCCTGCAAGATCCGCTACAAGCGAGATACCGACTTTCTGAGCATGCTGAAGCACAAGTTCACAGTTGAAGAGGTCCACTATGACAAACAAAGGGACATCCATGTGTATAAATGTTGGAAACTGCCACTCAGGGTGGATTTGTGA
- the LOC141762723 gene encoding cyclic AMP-responsive element-binding protein 1-like isoform X2, with protein sequence MTMEAGDTQQSGETVVSESEAQQITLAQASIAAGQVTTSGNTVTLVQLPNGQTVQVHGVIQAAQPSVIQSPQVQTVQISTVGESEDSQESVDSVTDSQKRREILSRRPSYRKILNDLSSDVPAVPRIEEEKSEDDTAPAITTVTMPTPIYQTSSGQYIAITQGGAIQLANNGTDGVQGLQTLTMANAGQQGATILQYAQTSDGQQILVPSNQVVVQAASGDVQAYQIRTAPTSAITPGVVMATSPALGSGGGTEEVTRKREVRLMKNREAARECRRKKKEYVKCLENRVAVLENQNKTLIEELKALKDLYCHKSE encoded by the exons ATGACAATGGAGGCTGGTGACACACAGCAAAGTGGTGAAACAGTTGTCTCGGAGTCTGAGGCCCAGCAGATCACCTTGGCCCAG GCATCCATAGCAGCTGGCCAGGTGACAACCAGTGGTAACACAGTCACTCTAGTGCAATTACCCAACGGTCAGACGGTCCAAGTGCACGGGGTGATCCAAGCTGCTCAGCCCTCCGTCATCCAGTCTCCACAAGTCCAGACAGTACAG ATTTCGACTGTTGGTGAGAGCGAGGACTCTCAGGAATCCGTAGACAGCGTGACAGATTCTCAGAAGAGGCGAGAGATCCTGTCCAGACGACCTTCTTATAG GAAGATTCTGAATGATTTATCGTCGGATGTTCCAGCAGTGCCTCGAATTGAGGAAGAGAAGTCAGAGGACGACACGGCCCCTGCCATCACCACAGTCACCATGCCCACTCCCATCTACCAGACTAGCAGCGGCCAGTACA TCGCCATTACACAGGGTGGGGCCATCCAGCTGGCCAATAACGGCACAGATGGAGTGCAGGGCCTGCAGACGCTCACCATGGCCAACGCAGGCCAGCAGGGTGCCACCATCCTGCAGTACGCCCAGACCAGCGACGGGCAGCAGATCCTAGTGCCCAGCAACCAAGTGGTTGTACAAG CCGCCTCAGGTGACGTCCAGGCCTATCAGATCCGCACCGCCCCCACCAGCGCCATCACTCCCGGGGTGGTCATGGCGACTTCGCCTGCACTGGGCTCAGGAGGAGGCACCGAGGAAGTCACACGCAAAAGGGAGGTCCGACTTATGAAAAACAG GGAGGCAGCCCGCGAGTGTcgcaggaagaagaaggagtACGTCAAATGTCTGGAGAACCGCGTGGCTGTCCTGGAGAACCAGAACAAAACCCTCATCGAGGAACTCAAAGCCCTCAAAGACTTGTACTGCCACAAATCAGAGTAG
- the LOC141762723 gene encoding cyclic AMP-responsive element-binding protein 1-like isoform X1 yields MTMEAGDTQQSGETVVSESEAQQITLAQAGHDGGLSWLQASIAAGQVTTSGNTVTLVQLPNGQTVQVHGVIQAAQPSVIQSPQVQTVQISTVGESEDSQESVDSVTDSQKRREILSRRPSYRKILNDLSSDVPAVPRIEEEKSEDDTAPAITTVTMPTPIYQTSSGQYIAITQGGAIQLANNGTDGVQGLQTLTMANAGQQGATILQYAQTSDGQQILVPSNQVVVQAASGDVQAYQIRTAPTSAITPGVVMATSPALGSGGGTEEVTRKREVRLMKNREAARECRRKKKEYVKCLENRVAVLENQNKTLIEELKALKDLYCHKSE; encoded by the exons ATGACAATGGAGGCTGGTGACACACAGCAAAGTGGTGAAACAGTTGTCTCGGAGTCTGAGGCCCAGCAGATCACCTTGGCCCAG GCAGGGCATGATGGTGGGTTGTCATGGTTACAGGCATCCATAGCAGCTGGCCAGGTGACAACCAGTGGTAACACAGTCACTCTAGTGCAATTACCCAACGGTCAGACGGTCCAAGTGCACGGGGTGATCCAAGCTGCTCAGCCCTCCGTCATCCAGTCTCCACAAGTCCAGACAGTACAG ATTTCGACTGTTGGTGAGAGCGAGGACTCTCAGGAATCCGTAGACAGCGTGACAGATTCTCAGAAGAGGCGAGAGATCCTGTCCAGACGACCTTCTTATAG GAAGATTCTGAATGATTTATCGTCGGATGTTCCAGCAGTGCCTCGAATTGAGGAAGAGAAGTCAGAGGACGACACGGCCCCTGCCATCACCACAGTCACCATGCCCACTCCCATCTACCAGACTAGCAGCGGCCAGTACA TCGCCATTACACAGGGTGGGGCCATCCAGCTGGCCAATAACGGCACAGATGGAGTGCAGGGCCTGCAGACGCTCACCATGGCCAACGCAGGCCAGCAGGGTGCCACCATCCTGCAGTACGCCCAGACCAGCGACGGGCAGCAGATCCTAGTGCCCAGCAACCAAGTGGTTGTACAAG CCGCCTCAGGTGACGTCCAGGCCTATCAGATCCGCACCGCCCCCACCAGCGCCATCACTCCCGGGGTGGTCATGGCGACTTCGCCTGCACTGGGCTCAGGAGGAGGCACCGAGGAAGTCACACGCAAAAGGGAGGTCCGACTTATGAAAAACAG GGAGGCAGCCCGCGAGTGTcgcaggaagaagaaggagtACGTCAAATGTCTGGAGAACCGCGTGGCTGTCCTGGAGAACCAGAACAAAACCCTCATCGAGGAACTCAAAGCCCTCAAAGACTTGTACTGCCACAAATCAGAGTAG